In one window of Rhodopseudomonas palustris HaA2 DNA:
- a CDS encoding acyl carrier protein: protein MSEIGERVKKIVVEHLGVEPEKVVDGASFIDDLGADSLDTVELVMAFEEEFGCEIPDDAAETILTVGDATKFLEKNAKS from the coding sequence ATGAGTGAGATTGGCGAGCGGGTTAAGAAGATCGTGGTGGAGCACCTCGGTGTCGAGCCGGAGAAGGTGGTCGATGGCGCCAGCTTCATCGATGATCTCGGCGCCGACAGCCTCGACACCGTCGAACTCGTGATGGCGTTCGAAGAAGAGTTCGGGTGCGAAATTCCCGACGATGCCGCCGAGACGATTCTCACCGTCGGCGATGCCACCAAGTTCCTCGAGAAAAACGCGAAGAGCTGA
- the rpsF gene encoding 30S ribosomal protein S6: MPLYEHVFLARQDASTQQVEELTTQITGVIEGLGGKVTKTEAWGLRSLTYRMNKNRKAHFVLLNIDGPSAVVSEIERQERINEDIVRYLTVRVDEHEEGPSAMMRKADRDRERDDRGPREGGFRGDREGRGDREGGGFRGDRGPRRPREDADTAAASEE; the protein is encoded by the coding sequence ATGCCTCTTTATGAGCATGTTTTTCTCGCGCGCCAGGACGCGAGCACCCAGCAGGTGGAAGAGTTGACCACCCAGATCACCGGCGTGATCGAAGGTCTCGGCGGCAAGGTCACCAAGACCGAAGCCTGGGGACTGCGTTCCCTCACCTACCGCATGAACAAGAACCGCAAGGCGCATTTCGTGCTGCTCAACATCGACGGCCCCTCCGCGGTGGTCTCCGAGATCGAGCGCCAGGAGCGCATCAACGAGGACATCGTCCGCTATCTGACGGTCCGCGTCGATGAGCACGAGGAAGGCCCCTCGGCGATGATGCGCAAGGCCGATCGTGACCGCGAACGCGACGACCGTGGCCCCCGCGAGGGCGGCTTCCGGGGCGACCGTGAAGGCCGTGGCGACCGCGAGGGCGGCGGCTTCCGGGGTGACCGGGGTCCGCGCCGTCCGCGTGAAGACGCCGACACTGCCGCAGCGAGCGAGGAGTAA
- the rpsR gene encoding 30S ribosomal protein S18 — MAEAGARRPFFRRRKTCPFTGPNAPKIDYKDSKLLMRYVSERGKIVPSRITAVSAKKQRELARAIKRARFLGLLPYVIR, encoded by the coding sequence ATGGCTGAAGCAGGTGCCCGCCGTCCGTTCTTCCGCCGCCGCAAGACCTGCCCGTTCACGGGCCCGAATGCGCCGAAGATCGACTACAAGGATTCCAAGCTGCTGATGCGTTACGTCTCCGAGCGCGGCAAGATCGTGCCGAGCCGCATCACCGCTGTCTCCGCCAAGAAGCAGCGCGAACTCGCGCGCGCCATCAAGCGCGCCCGTTTCCTCGGCCTGCTGCCCTACGTCATTCGCTGA
- the fabD gene encoding ACP S-malonyltransferase, translating into MTAAFTFPGQGSQAVGMGKALADAFPAAKAVFDEVDAALGEKLTATIWEGPAETLQLTENAQPALMAVSLAALRVLESEAGISVGRDAAFVAGHSLGEYSALAAAGALTVSDTARLLRIRGRAMQKAVPVGVGAMAALLGLDYEAAVAVASEAAQGQVCQAANDNGGGQVVVSGHKEAVERAVEIAKGKGAKRAMLLPVSAPFHCALMQPAAEAMAEALAGVAIQSPAVPLVCNVLAAPITDPDEIRRRLIEQVTGTVRWRESVAYMAGHGVSRFLEIGAGKVLSGLVKRIADGATGVAIGNPNDIAAAKDALTAGRSA; encoded by the coding sequence ATGACGGCAGCATTCACATTCCCAGGGCAGGGCTCGCAGGCGGTCGGCATGGGCAAGGCGCTGGCCGATGCCTTTCCTGCGGCAAAGGCGGTGTTCGACGAGGTCGACGCCGCGCTCGGCGAAAAGCTGACGGCGACCATCTGGGAAGGGCCGGCAGAGACGCTGCAACTCACCGAGAACGCCCAGCCGGCGCTGATGGCGGTGTCGCTCGCCGCGCTGCGGGTGCTCGAAAGCGAGGCCGGGATCTCGGTTGGACGCGATGCGGCCTTCGTCGCCGGGCATTCGCTGGGTGAATATTCGGCGCTGGCAGCCGCGGGCGCGCTGACGGTCAGCGATACCGCTCGGCTGCTGCGCATCCGGGGCCGTGCGATGCAGAAGGCCGTTCCGGTCGGCGTCGGCGCGATGGCCGCGCTGCTCGGGCTCGACTACGAGGCCGCCGTGGCGGTCGCGAGCGAAGCGGCCCAGGGCCAGGTTTGCCAGGCCGCCAACGACAATGGCGGCGGACAGGTCGTGGTCTCCGGCCACAAGGAGGCGGTGGAGCGCGCCGTCGAGATCGCCAAGGGCAAGGGCGCCAAGCGCGCGATGCTGCTGCCGGTGTCGGCGCCGTTCCATTGCGCCCTGATGCAGCCCGCGGCCGAGGCGATGGCGGAAGCTTTGGCGGGTGTGGCGATCCAGTCGCCCGCCGTGCCGCTGGTTTGCAACGTTCTGGCCGCGCCGATTACCGACCCGGATGAGATTCGCCGCCGGCTGATCGAACAGGTCACCGGCACCGTGCGTTGGCGCGAGTCAGTGGCCTATATGGCTGGCCACGGCGTCAGCCGTTTTCTCGAGATCGGCGCCGGCAAGGTGCTGAGCGGACTGGTCAAGCGGATCGCCGACGGCGCGACCGGCGTCGCGATCGGCAATCCCAACGATATCGCGGCCGCCAAGGACGCACTCACGGCCGGGCGTTCGGCGTAA
- a CDS encoding GGDEF domain-containing protein yields MRRVNNPKLNFIEAANAGGPIVETRLIRWLINGPRPQPDAILRRLLLQSQTKTRTLLMAMLSTTMFTIIAALLTGKTWAYAWIAFEVAFGIARYSVARRMSTAHASDRPADGLPIYLGLAWALNYSVGCTLCVLTGQGPLILLTGIVIAGLSGAISSRHAGTPRYGIALICILVLPYTVAMVFSPIAQTYLIALLIPGWGAGMALLLFENYDVLLHLFLSERENKWLANYDQLTGLPNRTMQHRRFDELLRDARGAPGRDDQPLTVLCLDLDGFKAANDGYGHAVGDAVLVVVAERLRSCVRDHDLIFRVGGDEFVILLPAVSAMESAPIAERVIARIAQPFDLGQDTPLSIGVSIGSATFPNDGPTADDLLRSADHAMYEAKRRGRGVVVHCGARDDAIGLVPMPDADARAARRVWSAAHADKVDS; encoded by the coding sequence ATGCGCCGCGTGAACAATCCCAAACTCAACTTCATCGAAGCAGCCAACGCCGGGGGGCCGATCGTCGAGACGCGCCTGATCCGATGGCTGATCAACGGTCCCAGACCGCAACCCGACGCCATCCTGCGCCGCCTGCTGCTGCAAAGTCAGACCAAGACGCGCACGCTGCTGATGGCCATGCTGTCGACGACGATGTTCACGATCATCGCGGCGCTGTTGACGGGGAAGACCTGGGCCTATGCCTGGATTGCGTTCGAGGTGGCCTTCGGCATTGCGCGCTACAGTGTCGCGCGAAGGATGAGCACAGCACACGCGTCCGATCGGCCCGCCGACGGACTGCCAATCTACCTCGGGCTCGCCTGGGCGCTCAACTATTCGGTCGGCTGCACGCTCTGCGTCCTGACGGGTCAAGGACCTTTGATTCTGCTGACCGGCATCGTCATCGCGGGGCTTTCCGGGGCCATCTCCTCCCGACATGCCGGCACGCCGCGCTACGGCATCGCCCTGATCTGCATTCTGGTGCTGCCATACACGGTGGCGATGGTGTTTTCGCCGATTGCGCAGACCTACCTGATCGCGCTGCTCATTCCGGGCTGGGGAGCCGGAATGGCTCTCCTTCTGTTCGAGAACTACGATGTTCTGCTCCATCTGTTTCTTTCGGAGCGGGAAAACAAATGGCTGGCGAACTACGACCAGCTCACTGGCCTGCCGAACCGGACCATGCAGCATCGGCGCTTCGACGAGTTGCTCCGCGACGCGAGGGGCGCGCCAGGACGGGACGATCAGCCTCTGACGGTGCTCTGCCTCGACCTCGACGGCTTCAAGGCCGCCAATGACGGCTACGGCCATGCGGTCGGCGACGCTGTGCTGGTGGTGGTGGCCGAACGGCTGCGCAGTTGCGTGCGCGATCACGACCTCATCTTCCGGGTCGGCGGCGACGAATTCGTGATCCTGCTTCCGGCTGTCTCGGCGATGGAAAGCGCGCCGATCGCCGAGCGGGTGATCGCGCGGATCGCCCAGCCCTTCGACCTCGGCCAAGACACCCCGCTCAGCATCGGCGTCAGCATCGGCAGCGCCACTTTCCCCAACGACGGCCCGACTGCCGACGACCTGTTGCGATCGGCCGATCACGCAATGTACGAGGCCAAGCGGCGCGGCAGAGGCGTCGTTGTCCACTGCGGTGCCCGCGACGACGCGATCGGGCTGGTTCCAATGCCGGATGCCGACGCCCGCGCGGCGCGCCGGGTTTGGTCCGCGGCACACGCCGACAAGGTTGATTCCTGA
- the rplI gene encoding 50S ribosomal protein L9, whose amino-acid sequence MEVILLERVAKLGQMGELVRVKDGYARNFLLPRGKALRATAANRDKYEHMKADLEARNIAAKAEAAKVAEKIDGHNVIVIRQASETGQLFGSVSVRDIVTSFEAEGVMISRSQILLDAPIKTIGKHAIEVAVHPEVEVGVSVTVARSAEEAERINRGEDISTRREDQDAAAEAIAAAGEFFDPDAVQDDEEQPVEQ is encoded by the coding sequence ATGGAAGTCATTCTGCTGGAACGCGTCGCCAAGCTCGGCCAAATGGGCGAGTTGGTTCGCGTCAAGGACGGTTACGCCCGTAATTTCCTTCTGCCGCGCGGCAAGGCGCTGCGCGCGACCGCGGCTAATCGCGACAAATACGAGCACATGAAGGCCGACCTCGAGGCGCGCAACATCGCCGCCAAGGCCGAAGCGGCGAAGGTCGCGGAGAAGATCGACGGTCACAACGTCATCGTCATCCGCCAGGCGTCGGAGACCGGTCAGCTGTTCGGTTCGGTTTCGGTGCGTGACATCGTCACGAGCTTCGAAGCCGAAGGCGTCATGATCAGCCGCAGCCAGATCCTGCTCGATGCGCCGATCAAGACGATCGGCAAGCACGCCATCGAGGTTGCAGTGCATCCGGAGGTCGAAGTCGGCGTGTCGGTGACGGTGGCGCGCAGCGCCGAAGAAGCCGAGCGGATCAACCGCGGCGAAGATATCTCGACCCGTCGTGAAGATCAGGACGCAGCCGCCGAGGCGATCGCCGCGGCCGGCGAATTCTTCGATCCGGACGCAGTGCAGGACGACGAAGAACAGCCGGTGGAGCAGTAA
- the fabG gene encoding 3-oxoacyl-[acyl-carrier-protein] reductase — MFDLTGRTALVTGATGGIGGAIAQALHGQGATVAISGTRREALDTLAAKLGERVHVLPCNLSDAAEVEALVPAAAEAMGQLDILVCNAGITRDNLFVQLRDEDWDEVIKVNLTATFRLTRAATKLMMRKKFGRIIAITSVVGVTGNPGQGNYTASKAGLIGMIKTLGAEYAKRNVTANCIAPGFIATPMTDVLNDKQRETILGKVPAGRLGTPEDIAAAAVYLSSNEAAYVTGQTIHVNGGMAMI, encoded by the coding sequence ATGTTCGATTTGACGGGACGAACCGCGCTGGTCACCGGCGCGACCGGGGGCATCGGCGGCGCGATCGCGCAGGCCCTACATGGCCAGGGCGCGACGGTGGCGATCTCCGGGACGCGGCGCGAGGCGCTGGACACGCTGGCGGCGAAGCTCGGCGAGCGCGTTCACGTGCTGCCGTGCAATCTGTCGGATGCGGCCGAGGTCGAGGCGCTGGTGCCGGCGGCGGCCGAGGCCATGGGCCAGCTCGATATTCTGGTCTGCAATGCCGGCATCACCCGCGACAATCTCTTCGTGCAGTTGCGTGACGAGGATTGGGACGAGGTCATCAAGGTCAACCTCACCGCGACGTTCCGGCTGACGCGGGCCGCGACCAAACTGATGATGCGCAAGAAATTCGGCCGCATCATCGCGATCACCTCGGTGGTCGGCGTCACCGGCAATCCGGGGCAGGGCAACTACACGGCGTCCAAGGCCGGGCTGATCGGCATGATCAAGACGCTCGGCGCCGAATACGCCAAGCGCAACGTCACCGCCAACTGCATCGCGCCGGGCTTCATCGCCACGCCGATGACCGACGTCCTCAACGACAAGCAGCGCGAAACCATTCTCGGCAAGGTGCCGGCCGGACGGCTCGGCACCCCGGAGGACATCGCCGCTGCGGCAGTGTATCTCAGTTCGAACGAGGCCGCTTACGTCACCGGTCAGACCATCCACGTCAATGGCGGGATGGCCATGATCTGA